The following proteins are encoded in a genomic region of Desulfosporosinus youngiae DSM 17734:
- a CDS encoding type I CRISPR-associated protein Cas7 has product MNSEIKRATGLLVIEVVNSNANGDPDRESDPRQRPNGLGEISPVSFKRKLRDLVDDHDSLFFQSLPQIYVSNSERYSILESRDRDLKSITGEMSKDVKNFDQKEFLESTFVQKYWDARVFGNTFLEKGANKGFIKTGVVQFGVGVSISPVNVIRHTNTKKAGVQEDKQGGMAPLAFRIVEHGVYCMPFFVNPNYAGKTGCTKEDIDLLKLLIPRAYDLNRSAIRTDVRIRHAWYIEHLNALGSCPDYLLLEALTPKRIGDGTIASTRWNDYEDRAALPEELQAKVSSVSDLMLV; this is encoded by the coding sequence ATGAACAGTGAGATTAAGCGGGCAACCGGGCTTTTGGTGATTGAAGTGGTCAATTCAAATGCGAATGGGGACCCGGACAGAGAGAGTGATCCCCGCCAGCGTCCCAATGGCCTGGGGGAAATTTCACCGGTTTCTTTCAAACGCAAGCTTCGTGATTTAGTGGATGACCACGACAGTTTATTTTTCCAGAGCCTTCCTCAGATTTATGTGAGCAATTCAGAGAGATACAGCATATTGGAGTCCCGCGACCGCGACTTGAAGTCTATCACAGGGGAGATGTCCAAGGACGTCAAAAACTTTGATCAGAAGGAATTTTTAGAAAGTACCTTTGTGCAAAAATATTGGGATGCCCGGGTCTTTGGCAATACCTTTTTAGAAAAAGGAGCCAATAAGGGATTTATTAAAACGGGTGTTGTTCAATTCGGTGTGGGGGTATCCATTTCACCGGTCAATGTAATACGCCACACGAACACCAAAAAAGCCGGAGTACAGGAGGATAAACAAGGCGGAATGGCTCCGTTGGCCTTCCGGATTGTGGAACATGGCGTGTATTGTATGCCGTTTTTTGTGAATCCCAATTATGCAGGCAAGACCGGTTGCACGAAGGAAGATATTGACTTACTTAAGCTGTTAATTCCCAGAGCGTATGATTTGAACCGTTCCGCCATTCGCACCGATGTGCGCATTCGTCATGCCTGGTATATTGAGCATCTGAATGCCTTGGGCAGTTGTCCGGATTATCTTCTTTTGGAAGCGCTTACACCAAAGCGGATTGGCGATGGGACTATTGCATCGACCCGCTGGAACGACTATGAAGATAGGGCCGCTCTGCCGGAGGAATTGCAGGCTAAGGTGAGTTCCGTAAGCGACTTGATGCTGGTATGA
- the cas5 gene encoding CRISPR-associated protein Cas5, giving the protein MVQLSYPVAMEIAGNTAMWTRPDSGDCPVSYPAPTYSAVKAIFESVLWGPGVEIIPTKVELCAPIQYHSYCTNYGGPLRNPKSIKEGNNYQLYATVLIDVCYRLYAEVVPAKEKGRLPERAVQWDKRTTSPGHAYQSIFERRLKRGQCYSLPTLGWKEFTPSYFGEFRDTTQVLSGTSSVIIPSMLRQVFAKGYASPVSYVYDNDLVIQNGVLEYPQRGKTYAQ; this is encoded by the coding sequence ATGGTTCAATTGTCGTATCCAGTTGCCATGGAGATAGCCGGCAACACCGCCATGTGGACAAGACCGGACAGCGGCGACTGTCCGGTCAGCTATCCGGCCCCCACCTATTCTGCAGTTAAGGCTATTTTTGAATCCGTCTTATGGGGGCCTGGCGTAGAAATAATTCCCACAAAAGTGGAGTTGTGTGCGCCCATACAATACCATTCTTATTGCACTAACTATGGAGGACCTCTGCGAAATCCCAAATCGATTAAAGAGGGAAATAATTATCAGTTGTATGCCACTGTGTTAATTGATGTTTGTTATAGACTGTACGCAGAAGTTGTTCCCGCCAAAGAAAAAGGCAGGTTGCCGGAAAGGGCGGTGCAATGGGATAAAAGAACGACCTCACCCGGCCATGCTTATCAAAGTATTTTTGAAAGAAGACTGAAACGAGGTCAGTGCTATTCCCTTCCGACCTTGGGGTGGAAAGAATTTACCCCTTCCTATTTTGGTGAATTTCGGGACACGACACAGGTGCTGTCTGGTACGAGCTCCGTAATCATACCCTCTATGCTGAGACAGGTTTTTGCCAAAGGATATGCCTCTCCGGTTTCCTATGTATACGACAATGACCTTGTCATTCAAAACGGCGTGTTGGAGTATCCGCAAAGGGGTAAAACCTATGCTCAATGA
- a CDS encoding helix-turn-helix domain-containing protein → MEYGTIKIKLDELIKKEGISKNKLSHRAEMQRSQINNYCNNSISRLDTDVLARICTVLDCDISDLLEFVPPEK, encoded by the coding sequence ATGGAATACGGAACAATCAAAATAAAGTTGGATGAACTGATTAAAAAAGAGGGAATCAGCAAAAACAAGCTGAGTCACAGAGCGGAAATGCAGCGTTCTCAAATCAACAATTATTGTAATAACAGTATAAGCAGATTGGACACGGATGTTCTGGCCCGGATATGTACGGTACTTGATTGTGACATTAGCGATCTGCTGGAATTTGTACCGCCGGAGAAATAA